A segment of the Arachis hypogaea cultivar Tifrunner chromosome 5, arahy.Tifrunner.gnm2.J5K5, whole genome shotgun sequence genome:
AGCTGCGCTAATCCATAACTATTATTAGAAACCAAACATAGACCTGGAAACTTATTAAAATGGGTTCTAATTGGCTAATTGATTTCATTCTAATCAAAGGCACggtgcattaaataaagaaatattatatccaataaaatgaaaaaaatgcatTTGAAGATGCACACGCCATCTACACATGAATCGTGGCCTAAAAATGAACACATAGTCCTGAGAGCTTTGTGTAGACATGGAACAATAGTAGTCGCAGACAtggaaaaattggaaaaaaaaagtataatccaGAATGAAATCAACAAATATATGTATTAGGCTAATGAATTGAGTAATGATCCAATTAGTGGCACTTAAAAGGAAGTAAAAATCATAAACTCATTAATTATAAAGCTGAGATAAATGGGTTAGTTAGGTCACGAACAAATCCACACCAAGCAAAgaatttcttcaacttcaatgCTACTACTTCACACCATTAATAAAATAATGACAAACCAAGCAAAGAGGTTCTGAGTACAAATACACCtttcaaatacaaataaatttgATTTAAGCATTACATAAATAATGGTTAAATCCACAGATCAAATTGATTATCAGAAGAAGAGAAAAGTCCCAATGCTAGGTCACAAACAAATCCAAAGATTAGGGCACGACGAAAAAGATGAAAAGAATCAGTAAATTAAACAACATTTGTATAGAACTAACATGGGTCAGAGCAGTTCAGATGAGGAGTTAATGGTTGAGGTCGACAGCAACCAGGGAGAGGCGGCAGCTTCGTTCTTCGTTTTTCCTGTGAAGGAGAAAAAGAGGAGATGAGAAGATGGGGACTACGAAGATGGACTTTCAAGCGAAAAATCACTTACCTAGCGGTGGTAAGACCGACGGCGACGCGGTGGCTATTCTTGAAGAAGAATGCTTGAGCGGCTGCAGTGGCTATTccaaagaagaatgagaagatggAGCCACGAGGGTTGATCAAGAAGCCCTGATTTACATTAAGGGTAATTTTGGAATTATAAAATTAGAATGGAGGTAATTTGGGTACAAATTGTAGTTAAAATTTCTGTCCccgtctttaaattttttttgtctccagtgtccctactttttggaggtactgaaatactgaaattttgaagACGGAGACAGAAATTTAAGTACCGGTCTCTAGctcaacaaatataatactaAGTCTCTATCTCTCAGTCTCAGTTCCAGTCTCTGCAAACAAATGCTACCTAAGGGTTATGGTGGCTGAATGGGGTTCATTAATGcgttttatatgttgggcttgggcccaacttgggcccggtctaactcgttagcatttttggtttgtttggcccaatttcgggccaaacctttaaaattggtGCCCAGTTTTTAATTCTAAATGTTTTCCTAaagttttctactatttttaattattcttgctCAGTATTAGACAGACTTAAACCGGTTCGGCCGGTTAATCTGCTGGTTCGCAGTTTAACGCGGTTTtttgcaaaaattacatttttcaactcagaaaaatttactgagtccaaatatcatatttaaatttcttaattaacattctaaattttttaatcctattttggataattttaattatttaattaaacggTTAATAAAtcgcggttcttacattctccccaccaaataagaaattttgtcccCGAATTGCCTTAATATCTCAAACGGCCCTATATACCTCGGATTCAACTTCTTTATTTTAATCGCCCTTCCAATCCCAGTTGTCGGAGTAACCTTCAGAAATACATGCTcacccacttcaaattccaaTGGTTTCCTCCTCTGATCTGCATAACGTTTCTGTCGGCTCTATGCAGTTAAAATCCTTGCACGAATCTTCTTAATCttctcagtagtctctgctaCCAAATCAAAACCCAAAATACTTGCTTCAACGGTCTGAtaccaacaaagtggagattGGCACTTCCGTAAAGGCCTCATACAGAGCGATCCCAATGCTCACATGAAAGCTAttgttgtatgcaaactccaccaatggcatgtatTGGTCCCAACTTcccggttgatccaaaacacacaACCTTAGCATATCTTCCAATGTCTGAATAGTCCTTTCTGACTGTCCATTCATTTGCGGATGATATACCGTGCTGAGACATAGTCTCATACAGAAAgctctttggaaagctccccaaaatcttGATGTAAATTGGGGATCACGGTCTGACACTATGCTCGATGGCACACCGTGCAATCTTACGATCTCCTTGATGTACAACCTCGCAAATTCCTCCATAGAATAGTTCACTCTGACAGGAAGGAAATGAGCAGACTTGGTTAAGcgatccacaatcacccaaaccgCATCAAATCCCAACCTAGTCCTTGGTAAACCGATCACAAAATCCATCGCGATTCCTTTtcacttccactgaggaatctcaagtggcTGTAATATTCCCAACGGTCTCTGGTGCTCTATCTTCACCTTCTGACACGTCAAACACTTAGATACAACTGTAGCTACATCATTTTCAccccaggccaccagaacatcttctttaatTCATAGTACATCTTCGTACTTCCTGGATGAATATAAAACCCACTATTATGAGCTTCCAACAACAATTCTTGTCTCAAGCTTCCAACATTTGGAACACAAATTCTCCCTTTATACGTCCATAACCCTTCATCATCCTTAGTAAACTCTTTATGCCTCTTCTTACCAATCGGTTGAAATAATCACTGAAGTTCTTGCTCATTTTGCTGAGTCCTCTGAATCTTTGACTTAAAGGTACTTGAAATTTGCAACTGGTTCAAACAAGCTCTTCCGGCGACTTCACCAATATCCAATTTGAGATCTGCAAACTTATCCACtaactcttcttctttaatccTCATCCAAGCAATTGTTAAAGACTTCCGATTCAATGCATCTGCCACCACGTTTGCCTTTCTAGGGTGATAActtaattcaaaatcataatccttcAAAAGCTCCATCCATCTCCTTTGACGCATATTgggctctttctgatcaaagatataCTTAAGACTCTTGTGATCAGAAAAGATTCTAAAACTCACTCTGTACAAGtggtgcctccaaatcttcaatgcaaacacaatcgccgccaattccaagtcatgagttgggtaattCACCTCATGTGGTCTCAGCTAACATGATGCGTAAGCCACTACGTTTCGGTGTTGCAACAACATGTAACCCAAACCCTTCAACgaagcatcacagtacacctcaaacggTTCGTGTAGTTCAGGTAGAATTAAAATAGGTGCTGacgttaatttctttttcaaagtctGAAAACTTTCTTCACACTCTAACATCCACACAAACGGTACCTCTTTCCTTGTTAACTTAGTCATTGGTAGTGCAATTTGAGAAAATCCCTCGATGAACCTTCGGTAGTATCCAGCCAAATCCAAGAAACTCCTAACCTTGGTCACCGTAGTCAGTCTCTCCCATTCCATCACCGCCTTCACTTTTGAAGGATCCACCACAATTCCGtccttactcaccacgtgacctaagaacttcacttcctccttccagaactcacatttaAACAAATTGGCATACAATTTCCATTCCTTCAAGATTTGCAACACAGTTCTCAAGTGCTCTTCATGTTCTTCTTTCGTCTTTGAGTAAATTAAAATGTCGTCTATGAATACCACCACaaatttgtccaaaaagggacggaatactctattcatgtaatccatgaacatAGCAGGTGCAtttgtcaacccaaaggacatcaccACAAACTCGTAGTATCCATAGCACGTCCTAAACGCAATTTTTGGAATGCATCCTCtttcacccttatctgatggtaTCCAGACCTCAAATCAATCTTCGAAAATACCCCAGCTCCTTGCAGTTGATACATTAAGTCGTCGATCCTAGGCAACGAGTACTTATTTTTCACAATCACTTTGTTTAACTGTCGATAATCCACACAAAGTCACATTCCTCCATCCTTTTTCTTTACCAATAAAATTGGCGCTCCCCACAAAGATACACTCGGTCAAATGAACCTCTTGTTCATAAGCCCTTCCAACTGAGTCTTAAGTTCATCCAACTCTATTGGAGCCATTCGATACGGCGCAATTGACACTGGTCTGGCTCCCAGCACCAAGTCAATCGCaaattcaatttttctttaagGTGAGAATTCAGGAATATCTTCCGGGAATACTTCTGGAAACTCCCTGACCACTGTAATTTGATATATCCTCTAATCATCACCTAACGCATTCGCAGCCAACAGTATATAACCCTGATACTCTTTCCCACTACAGTTCACCATTACAGAGTTCAACTAATAACTCTCAACTACCACTGCTCCACTTTCTCCTTCCGGCATAAACCGAATCGATCGCTTaaagcaatccaacaaaactTGATTCTTTGACATCCAATCAAATTCCAAAATCATTTCTAACCCAACCATTAGCAAACAGATTAAGTCATGAACAAATTCTCTATcctcaagcttgaaacctacttACCTACAACCTAACTTTGTCACAACTGTCTGATACGGAGTATGCACATGCAAATTAAATGCTAACTCTGATACTTTCAATCCTAGTTCCTTAaccttaaaacaaaataaacaaatgcGAAGCTCCAGTATCATACAATGCAACCAGTATTTTATCACCAATTAAATAGTTACCTCTTATCAGAGGATCAGCCTtcgcagcatcctgggcgttcacaGCAAATACCTGATCTTGTTGGTTCTGGCCCACATTCGGAGTCTTCCTCCCACGAATACAATCTTTCGCCATGTGACCAGGCAATCCACAGTTGAAGCAAtcactgacaaaccccaatttgacggtttgttttgtattaaatttagagtgtcttgataaccttttgtcacatttagcctatgaattagcatggttttgttatctctcccatattcgtgcttaagtgtaaaaacatgctttttgagccttattttgatgaattctagtttctctttgattccataagatgccttgatgtgtttgctagtaatctaaggttgaaataggctaggcatggatcaaaggaagcaaggaaggaagcatacaagtggagggaagcacaaaaagccaaagaattgatccaggccatgcacgcgcacgcgcacaaggcgctcgcgcgcacattgcgaaacaggccaaggacgcgcacgcgtaccgtgcgctcacgcgccgatggtggcacatgacctcattaatgtaacacgtgcctggcgattttggaaggttttcagcaaccaactttggcgccaaaatgcatataagagccaaggattgaaggggattgatacacattcacatccatagactaatTAGGGGAGATTAGATAGAtaattagttttagaagtagtttctagagagagaagctctcacttctctctagaattaggattaggtttaggttaatctcttttcttagatctagatttaattcatgctttgattcaattttcctttatcaattcttaatcttctcatctctctctttctagttatgtgctttcataattgtaattcttcattttgttttggatagattgttgttccttagtTTTCctccaataatgcaatttgaggtaattcatgatagttgtgatttccttgcttgttgttgttaattccttgcaataattgtagttatattctattcttgttatcaatttactatgcttttttttgtaccttccaagtgtttgatgaaatgcttggttggattttagtgtaggttttgttcctcttggcctaggtagagtaattagtgacacttgagttatctaattcctttgttgattgataattggagagattgctaattggtttggagtgcactaaagctagtctttccttgggagttggctaggacttgtggctcaagtcaattcatccacttgactttcctttctttagtaagggttaactaagtggtagcaatgaacaattctcatcacaattgagaaggataactaggataggacttctagttctcatatcttgccaagagctttgttagttgttagtttatttcctttgccatttatatttcttgtccaaaatcttaaaaaccccaaatatgattcacaaccaataacaagacactttattgtaaatcctagggagaacgacccgaggtttgaatacttcggtttataaattttaggggtttgttgcTTGTGACAAAcgatcttttgtatgaaaggattattgttggtttagagactatacttcaacgagattttatttgtgaaattctataccatcaaaaatccaatcgtcaatcacCTACACCCAACTTGCACGAGTCACTCAGATGGAAAAGCCCGCAACGATTACAAATTGAATATAGAGAAGCCTTACTATGATTACCTCTCCCTCTAGCCAGATGGTATTGATCATAAGTGTTCCTCCTGAAGCCTCATTGGCCTTGAGGTGCATATCCTCCTCTCTTGAAGTTTTGAGCCCTTGGTTAAAAATATTTTCCTCGGCCACGGTTATTGTTTCCTCCACGAGTGTCCCTTGATGAAGCTACCTTCTTTGCATACTCCTCAATCACCCTCGCCTTGTTCACCAGTTCTGAAAGATTCAGATATCAAGAGGAGCCACAGCAGTTATAATGTTATCCTTCAAGCCTCCCTGGTACTTAATATATTTTCATCTCTTATAGGACTCCAGGGCACCTTGACATACCCTAAAGAACCTATAGAGCTCCTCGAACTGGCTAGTATAATCTACCACAGACAATGAGCCCTACTTCAGCTGCATAAGCTCCAACTTCTTCGCTTCCCTTACAGATTCatgaaagtacttcttataaaaaGCCGTCTGGAATATATCCCAAGGAATATCGGCATTCTGAAGCTGTAGTAAGCGGCAttctccttgccaccaatgttgAGCCTCTCTTAAAAGCTGATACACAGCAAACTCCACAAAATGGTTGTTCGGAACATGCTAAGCTTGTAACGCACGGTCCATGGCATGAAACCAATTATCCGCTTCCTTAGGATTGGTCGAACCTCTAAAACTCAGTGGATGAACCTTGAGAAATGTAGCCATGGTCATCGGAGCACCTCCCAAATCATTACTATTTCCTTCCACATTATTCCCGTTTCCATCACCGTATCCATTTCCACCTGGTTGAcctaacctctgcacagcttgTAGAGTCGCAGCAGCATTCGCCTCTATGGTGTTCGCAAGATTAGCCATTACCGCCAGAAACTCGGCATGAGTATCAACTAGTTGTTCATTTCCAGTTTCTTGCCATGTACGAGGACGACCTCGTCCGTGagtagccattagggttcctgtctacaccaaataGTTgttatcaaggtgatcagtctcaatatcaaaagtctagtgcttcaattatcccaaaaagacactcacaaacaagcatgctatacatatatcaagtagataacctaaatagcataaaagaaaagacacagagtatgcaatgaagcataatcGGTCCATTCCTCGGGCTCACGAAGACAAACCGccctgataccactaaatgtaccaccctaattaccctaagcctcaCCTCGCGTTGTAAagcaaaggttacgacaattctaaagcttatacatattatatagaaaaaaataatatattctaaaaGCCTGATGAATAATTAAGCtaaaaaacaaaattcaaaaagtgCTAAGCGTTCACACGAAGCTAtaaacttaaagcacaagatatacAAACAGAtatcaacacacacacacacacacacacacacacacacacacatatcaaaatataatagCTATAAAGATCTAGCCGCCGCccgtggagtttaagccggctatttatatacagacatacagagtttagaaagtaaaatagcttatacaaacttcctctcaaagtaagcctctagacaaaataaatacaaaagtgagagaagctaaacaaaataatcaaaaagaCTTCAAAACATAGATAAGATCCTCCGCTCTATCACCGTCaagtaactcaccgaggtgggttgcgacctgcatctaaaaaaaataacatgataaggtatgagaaccggaggttctcagtatggtaacagtgcctagtgatgtaagatataagactccgggacgccagaggcaatcccTAGAACTTCATATCTATCACAAGATTCAACTTAAGGCATAACTaaaactttaaaatattaattttaaaaccaCAATGAaaaagggtaatctaacttagtgaatttctaaactaacaattctccgctgtcccatagccttcgccagcctaacctccatgcgatcccatcaccaccgcctACCGAACCTCTTCAATCCCAGTGGAAAACACAAATAATACAATGCAAGTAAGGCACAAGTATAAGcatgtatatcaagtaattcaaataggcaattaggcatgttatacaatttgGCAAGCAATTCAAGtcagcaaagcaagaaaatagataaaagatGCACATCTTACTCAACCAAATCCATCCTCAGTActccagaaacctaagtctccgtTTTCTAAATATTTATAGAAATTCTCTAAAGTAATTCACTAAGTTATCCTTAGCATTATTAGATCCTAATGATTAGATCGTACTCTTAAAACAGCCTGGAAAGAAGTTTAGAAAGTTAGAGAACCCTTGGGAacgaagaaaaatcatttttcagaAAAACAGGGTCTATGTGTACGCATGTATTAtatatgcgtacgcatacatgcaATTTTTTCCCATTTCACGTACGCATACAAGCATTCGCGTACGCATATACCTCCAGATTTTGCCCATCTCGCGTACGTATAcacatgtatgcgtacgcatgggtgccAAACAGAATGACATGTATGCGTATGGGGGGAGGGGGTACACATTCGCATGTACTCCCAGACTTAGAAAATTTTGCAAAGTTGTAGAAATCAATTTTAAATCCCAaactttaaacgttcataacttcctctacaaaaatccaatttttacaaactttatatctatttaaagatatttcaatgaactttaatttaaaataaacttCAACACATTTTTAAaattgaggctcaagttatgatttgccaaaattcactaaaaactaattttcaccaaaattcacaaggttctaaatttccaaatttcacaaccaaACCAAATTAAAACCACATAAACCTTTATTCATACAAGAACTTACCCTTTTTGGTATCTCAATTCACCATACTTACCAAATTTTCACTCATATTTTATAATCCTTAACATCAAGATCAAATCATCACACTAAAAACCATCTCTCATTTTAACAAACTCATCAATCATCATTTTATCACTACCAATCATAAAAATCAGGCTCAACTTCAATCTCCAACATCATTTGTCAACATCAATACCACAATTCATCAATTTAaccaaaatcatcaaatcatcatacatcatcatacaataattgcaacaaccaattcaatccaaacctatcctacgtgtcactagtctaagtgtccagaaatattataaattgcatagaggaaaccgaaaccataccttagccgattttcaaTATGCACTAAATCACCAAATTGACCTCAACCAAATTTTCACAAGTTCTCAAGCCACCAAGTCCACTTCCAAGCAATTCAAGTTACCAACATTCTCCATACAACACCAATTCAACCTATATACACATAATTCATAactaatcaacctagggttcatcatAATCACAATTTCACAAGGGTTAAGAGTGAGCTTACCTTACCCACATTTGATTAGGACAAAACTCAATAAtaatcaagtgctagagtgtttctaaacacccaaaatcacaaaattctacTCAATACAAAATCCAAAATTTATGAAAGGAAAGTCTAAGagggattttgtgatttttttaccAATTTCTTGGGTGATTTTATATAGCTCTTCGTGGGGATTGCGTAGCTTGAAACGGTGTGGCGATTGGAGccccgtagctcaagttatgagcttGGAAAGTTGTATGTGAATAGTGACAATGGAACCCTCACTCTCTTCTCATTTGCAGCTGCAACCCGTTAgtgtttttggtccgtttggcaCAATTTTGGGCTAAACCTTTAAAATTGGTACCCAGTCTGTAATTCTAAATGTTTTCCTAAGGTTTTCTACTGTTTCTAATTATTCTCGCTCAGTACCAGACAGACATAAATCGGTTCAGCCGGTTCGCGGTTTATCGCGATTTTTCGcaaaaattacttttttcaattcagaaaaatctactgagtccaaatatcatatttaaatttcttaattaacattataaattttttaatcctattttggacaattttaattatttaattaaacagttaataaattgtgatttttacACTATCAAATTGACGCAATcaaaagcgtgacattttgatagtaaaAGAGTTACAAATGTAATCTAGGCAATGAATTTTAGATATATAACGAAATAAAGGAATGATATTTTGTGGTTAGCATTTACGCTATTTAGTTCAATCATATAAATTTTTGAGTTCACCAATTCTCATAGGATATATGAAATATAGGTGATGAatcgtaaaaaaataaaataaaataaaagagttgCCATGTCGTTAGCATTTACGATGCTTAGCTTAATCATATAAATTTTAGGATTTATCAATTAAAACGTATGGTTTATATTAAATTACAAATACTAAAACAAATTTTGATCCTTCATGtatgtaaaataaaaagaaataaaatcgaCACAAAAAAAAGCTActtttttaacaataaaatacAACATAATTAATGATAATATATATTGTATTTAGTTAGTTAGTCAATGTGCTATAAAATTATATCATCATTTTTctgtttatataaaaaaatactatatctTATTATCATTTAAAAAACGTTAGTTACAAGTTAcaattgttgtaaaataaataaataaaaaattatgaagatatattaaatatgaaataaaaagtataaacaaaagactctaatattaatatttattaatataattatctcaatataataatagaaataattaatatatttactagtattttatatatatattaacttaaGACTCAGAGAGATATAGAAAGAGAaggaatttttatttgttattgtaGTGTACGTATGTATAATTATGCTTTACTATTTATAGAGGTGAAATGTTTACATTTTTAAACCTCTTTAATGTAATTCAGTTTTGAGAATGTGTGAGCCGTCCATAATGAATGGGCATCCACATCATaatccttatcacaacactctcccttagatgaccatttaggattatgcctcgcTAAaactttattaaagaaaaattcaattgaataaaaaaactttagtgaaggaaaaagagtacaaaatcctttgtgatggggactgcctcattaaaaaccttgtcaagaaaaacccaataggaaaaaacctgaccaaggaaaaaagagtatagTCTCCctctcttgtcgacatcatttaatatctcgaaattgATGCATTCCAATCCGATGTACCaatttttcaaaggaggattttggaagtgactttgtaaataaatctggcagattatcacttgagcggatttgttggatatcaattgtcccttgattttgaagatcatgagtgaaaaaGAATTTGCGTGAAATATACTttattctatcacctttgatgtatccacccttaagttgagcaatgcatgttgtattatcttTAAACAGGACAGTTGGGGCTATCTTATGGTTAACCAGtctacatgatgacag
Coding sequences within it:
- the LOC140184872 gene encoding uncharacterized mitochondrial protein AtMg00860-like, translated to MEWERLTTVTKVRSFLDLAGYYRRFIEGFSQIALPMTKLTRKEVPFVWMLECEESFQTLKKKLTSAPILILPELHEPFEVYCDASLKGLGYMLLQHRNVVAYASC